A region of the Chloroflexota bacterium genome:
GGCACGCCTCCGAAACGGCAATCATCCCGCCGATGTACGGGTCGAGATAGCAGAGCCGCCCGTTGCCGTCCGTTGACAGCGCGATGCCCTTGTCCGTGCCCTTCACGCGCAATACCGCAGCATCCGCTCCCGGCGCCGCGACCGTGTTCGTCTGCACTTGATGGTCGTACTGGCGATACACCCATTCCTTGCTCGCTATGTTCGGCGAGGCGAGCAGGCGCAGCAGCACATCCGCCGGCGTCTCTTCAGGCAGCGGAAGCTCGGACAGGTCGCGCGATTGCAATGTCGTCAGCCATTCCGCCTTGACGCCCTGTAATCGGTACTGCGGTGCGTCCGTGAGCGTCCTGACCGGCGGCGCGCCCTGTGCTTCGCCGTCGTCTAGGATGCGCGCCAAGCCGTCATCGGTTGAAGTGCCGATGACGGTCGATTGCAAATCCCACTTGTCGAACACTGCTTTTACCGCGTCTTCGTATCCGGGCTTGACGACCACTAACATGCGTTCCTGCGACTCGGACAGCATCACTTCGTAGGGCGTCATGCCGGTTTCGCGGCGCGGTACAAGCGCGACATCAATCTCTATGCCACTCTCGCCGTTCGACGCCGCTTCAACCGATGCGCTTGTCAGTCCCGCCGCGCCTAGGTCTTGCAGTCCGATGATGTGACCGGTCTTGGCGACTTCTAAGCATGCTTCGATGAGAGATTTTTCCATGAACGGGTTGCCGACCTGCACGGTCGGGCGCAGCTCGCGTTCGTCCTCGAATGTGCGGGACGCAAGCCCGGATGCGCCGTGTATGCCATCGCGACCAGTGTCCGACCCGACGAGCATCAGCAGATTGCCCGCGCCGCCGGTCGTGGCGCTCAGCAGGTCGTCCGCCGACAGTATGCCTACGCACATCGCGTTCACCAACGGGTTGCCAGCGTAGGAATCCGAAAAATATACTTCGCCGCCGACATTGGGGATGCCGATGCAGTTTCCGTAGCCGGAAATGCCTGCGACCACGCCGCCGAACAGATAGCGGTTGCGCGGCTCGTCCACGCTGCCGAATCGAAGCGAGTTCATAAGCGCTATTGGACGCGCACCCATCGCGAATATGTCGCGCACGATGCCGCCTACGCCAGTCGCCGCGCCTTCGTATGGCTCAATCGCGGAAGGGTGATTGTGCGATTCGATCTTCATTACGACCGCAAGCCCGTCGCCGATGTCCACGACGCCCGCGTTCTCGCTGCCGGGCGTTACCAGCAGGCGCGGGCTGTCGCTCGGCAACAGGCGCAGCAGCGGCTTGGAGTGCTTGTAACCGCAGTGTTCGCTCCACAGCGAGCCGAACAGCCCTAATTCCAAGTGATTCGGCTCTCTGCCGAGCCGTTCCACGATTGCCTCATATTCCGCGTCCGTGAGCGCGAGTTCGTCCAGCCTTTCCCTTGAGACCGCCATATTCTATCCGTCCTGTCTATCGACGACTCTTATTACTCTATTCTATGCCTAGTGTAATCAGGGCTACGCCGATGATTACCATTATCGTGCCTATGAAGGTTCGTATCGTTACACGCTCTACGCCGCGCAGGAAAATCAGCGTCATTAGCAGCGCGAACAAGGGGCTGGTTCCCGCTAACGGCGCGACTAGGATTGCGGGCGCTTTGCCGAGCGCAAGAAACCAGAATGTTACGCCCCAAGTAGAGGCGCAGCCGGCGAGCGCAACGAACAGCCAGCCCTTTCTTGACGGGCGCACCCTGTAATCGGCGCGTATCTGGCCTTGGAATATGGCGAATAGCACCAGTGTCCCCAAAATCATGGAAAAGGCGTTAGCCACGAGCGGGGGGGCGATGTCGAGCGCGATTTTGCGCCCCAGAACCGCGAGCGCGCCGTAGCATGCCGCCGCGCCTATCGCTGCGGCGTAGCCAATTAGCGCATCTCGTCTGTCTATCTGTTCTTGCATTATTTTTGACCAACTATCATTGCGATTCCGCCGATGATTACAAGCGTTCCGGTGAAGATGAAGAAGTTCATGCTCTCTCCGCCGAGCGTTACGCCAAGAATACCCGAGAATAGCGGCGCGGCGCCGATTATGGGAGCGGAGCGCGACACGCCTATCTTGTTTACGCTGGTGAAGTTGAGAAGCCTGCCAAGCGGGAAGTTCAGCGTTCCGGTTATGAGGAACCAGACGAACGCGATGCCGCTCAACGCGAAGATATCGTCGAAGTGGAAGACGAGCGCAAGCGTGAGCGTGATGGCAATGCCTATCAGCAGCGATACAAACGCGCCTGTGGTGGGACGCATGTACTGCAAGCCGATGCGGGCGAATACGGCTGCCGCGCCGAATCCCATTGCCGCCGTCAGCGCCATCGCCGCGCCCAGCATCAGCGAGATACGGCGCTTATGCTGGCGGCGTTCAGCGCGTCTATCATCGACTGGAAGATGACCTTGCCGTCCTCGCCGCCGAGCAGCGCGTCGCAGCAGCGTTCGGGATGCGGCATCATTCCGAGCACATTGCCTCGCTCATTGATGATGCCAGCGATGTTGTTCAGCGAGCCGTTGGGGTTGGCGTCAGGCGTGATGTCGCCGCTATCGTCGCTGTACCTGAACACGACACGCCCTTGATCTTCGAGCTGCCGTATGACCGCGGGTTCGGCGAAGTAATTACCCTCGCCGTGCGATATGGGAACGCGCAGCGTCTGCCCAACGGACGCCGCGCTGCTGAAGGAGGTGTCCGCGTTATCCACGCGCAGGGTCGTCCACTGGCAGCGAAATTGGAGATGGTCATTGGGCAGCAGGACGCCGGGCAGCAAGCCCGCCTCGCACAATATCTGAAAGCCGTTGCAGATTCCGATGACAAGTTT
Encoded here:
- the purL gene encoding phosphoribosylformylglycinamidine synthase subunit PurL yields the protein MAVSRERLDELALTDAEYEAIVERLGREPNHLELGLFGSLWSEHCGYKHSKPLLRLLPSDSPRLLVTPGSENAGVVDIGDGLAVVMKIESHNHPSAIEPYEGAATGVGGIVRDIFAMGARPIALMNSLRFGSVDEPRNRYLFGGVVAGISGYGNCIGIPNVGGEVYFSDSYAGNPLVNAMCVGILSADDLLSATTGGAGNLLMLVGSDTGRDGIHGASGLASRTFEDERELRPTVQVGNPFMEKSLIEACLEVAKTGHIIGLQDLGAAGLTSASVEAASNGESGIEIDVALVPRRETGMTPYEVMLSESQERMLVVVKPGYEDAVKAVFDKWDLQSTVIGTSTDDGLARILDDGEAQGAPPVRTLTDAPQYRLQGVKAEWLTTLQSRDLSELPLPEETPADVLLRLLASPNIASKEWVYRQYDHQVQTNTVAAPGADAAVLRVKGTDKGIALSTDGNGRLCYLDPYIGGMIAVSEACRNVSCTGATPIALTDCLNFGNPEKPETYYQLEQCILGMAEACRALDVPVISGNVSLYNETQGVGIYPTPIIGCLGLLDDARANVGMGFRQAGDIIALLGASDIHADPSTLVGSEYLEVMHGVVAGQPALEIEAEAALQRACRRLATTGVIGSAHDCSEGGLAVALAESCIEGGLGMDCGAETALGMTLAEPGARWDVTLFGEAQSRIVVSLPPDRLDSFAAVCAEEGVPFCELGAVAPDSFTIAGAIELPLSEIDAKWRRGLEDRL
- a CDS encoding EamA family transporter yields the protein MQEQIDRRDALIGYAAAIGAAACYGALAVLGRKIALDIAPPLVANAFSMILGTLVLFAIFQGQIRADYRVRPSRKGWLFVALAGCASTWGVTFWFLALGKAPAILVAPLAGTSPLFALLMTLIFLRGVERVTIRTFIGTIMVIIGVALITLGIE
- a CDS encoding DMT family transporter, with the translated sequence MLGAAMALTAAMGFGAAAVFARIGLQYMRPTTGAFVSLLIGIAITLTLALVFHFDDIFALSGIAFVWFLITGTLNFPLGRLLNFTSVNKIGVSRSAPIIGAAPLFSGILGVTLGGESMNFFIFTGTLVIIGGIAMIVGQK
- the purQ gene encoding phosphoribosylformylglycinamidine synthase subunit PurQ — encoded protein: MNFGVVVFPGTWSDVDCFDVLNDVFGKPVEYVWHKDTDLSPYDCIILPGGFSYGDYLRPGAIARFSPAMQAVNDFAAQGKLVIGICNGFQILCEAGLLPGVLLPNDHLQFRCQWTTLRVDNADTSFSSAASVGQTLRVPISHGEGNYFAEPAVIRQLEDQGRVVFRYSDDSGDITPDANPNGSLNNIAGIINERGNVLGMMPHPERCCDALLGGEDGKVIFQSMIDALNAASISAVSR